AGCAGCTGTCCGTGGAAGATGGTGTTGAGCACCTTGAGCACCTGTTTGGAGAGCTTCCTCTGCGTGATGGGGATGACGATACGTTTGCGGCTGCCGTCCGACTCCAGCTCCTGCTGGACCTTGTCCAGAAGCTCGCACAGGAACTCCTGGGCGTCCTGCTGGTCATAGCCACGAAACGCTGGGATCAGGTTCCACACCGAGTGCAGCATGGCAAAGGGTGACACCAGCGTCCACCGGCCCGACCACATCACCCTGAACAGTGTGTGCAACTCATGGCACAGTGACACCTGCTGGCGGGAGGAGGAACGCGGCTCATTCGGTTGCACCAGCTCCACAGCGCTACTCTGCTGGTTTCCGGTGACTGCTAATGCACCACTCGCACGCCCCATTCGGCCCAGGGCACTGAGGGCACTGGCACTTCCCATCACACCTGCCGAGACCCCACGCAAGCCCTGCGAGTGCTTGGTCTTAGCCAGCAGCTCCTCGGTCTCGCACAGGTCCAGTGTGAGGAAGCACTCCCTGAACTTTTGCAGATGACTCAGCACCTGCAGGATCGAGTTCATATAGCAAGTGTTGCCCAGGTTCCGAAGCCCAGTGACGCCCGGTGCCAGGCGCCTGCGCCGGGGTGTCTGGGAAACGTAGTACCTACGCAGTTTGCCACGGTTTCGGAGTGGTTTGTTGGGCTTGTTGGAGAGCAGCTTGTTGGACAAGGGCTGCAGGGGCTGTTTGGGTGGTGGAGGCGGTCTCTCGGGTGGGTCGCGGAACTTGCGTGGGATTAGAGAGAGCGTGGGGCGAGGTGCCTGTGTGAGGAGGCGGGCGCTCTTCCTGGGTGGAACCTTGGCCTGCTCTCCCATGAGCCTTTTCTTCACCTCCCGTCGTTGCCTTctcagctcctccctctcctgctcctgctcctcctcacgcctcctctgctcctcctcacgCTTCCTCTGCATTTCCTGCTGCCGGCTCCTCCACAGCCGAAGAGCACCACCTAGCAGCACCCTTCGGCGGTGCCGCAGGGCCACCTGCATGGCTGGCCGTGgacctgccccctcccccaccacgcGTACAGAACACTCCCCAGCCGACGCTGAACGCATCGAGCGTTGTCCCGGGCTGCGCACAGTGGACAGCGCCCCGCGCAGGAGCTTCAGGTCCCCCTCAACGTTATCGTTCAGTACATAGTCCTCGCAGGCAAAGCAGAAGACATCCAGTTCTCTGACCTCCATCGCCAGTGGGTGCTGGGTCTCCTGGTAGTGCCGGAGGGAGTGCTCTTCTATGTAGCGACCACAGGCCACGTGAGAGCACTTCAGACAGGCCCACACAGACTCGGTGGTGTGGCAGTCCACGCAGCGCCATTTCAGAGGGTTCAGGATAGAGTGGTCGTGGCCCACACGGAGACGGACCACGTGCTTACAGCGGTCCATCTCTCCCAACGCACATGTGGTCTCAAAGTCAAGAGCCACACCACTGCGCCATGACAACCCTGAGCCTGGGAAATGGGACAAAAAAGTACTGACACACTCAATTACAAATCATATAGCTAGAAAGCACAACAGTGGCTTGAGGTGCTGGGGAGATTACAGAGTGAATGGTTTGAAAGACTTACCGTGAAAGTAGTCTCATAAATGCTTTAATAGGCATGCGTTGAGCATCACAACCTTAGAAGGAAAATTTTCTTCATTCACATTAAGTCAACAGCATTAGCCTTGCGTGACACTGTgatggaaaatgtaaacatgcttCAGGTGGTGCACCATAAACAAACCCCAACAGCACAGAACGAGTTGAGGccttacaattaaaaaaaactgatatACAATTCACATAATagcatgaaaaataaagaaacaattgAATTCAAGTTCCGTAAAAGTGAGATATCTGGCTCACATCGGTCTACAAAAAGTTCAGATAGTTGCAGTGCGAACTGCTGAAGCAAGACAAAGAGGTTCAGGACTTTGTTTCAGCAGGAACCCACAGCAAGTCTGATTTAGCTGACTGCCTCACTAATCTCTCTTTTCTCCAGTCCGTTATAGCTTCTGTTAATCCAATAACCTGGCAGTCCTAATAAAACTAAACACTTGCACTCGAAGTAGCAGTAATAGCCATCTACCTTTAAGATGTTTTTTCGAGAAACACGAGCCGTCGGCGTCTCGACAGCAGGGCTGCCGCTCACCTTCGCAGCTAGCCAGCGCTTTAGGTGGTCACATTCATCTTAATCACGCACACTCGATTAGCTAAGTAAGTTAGCGCTGCACGCTAGCGCTGCAGACTACTTGTAGCTAGCTAAAAGGCTAGCTTCAAAAACTACGTGGCTTCAGAGAACCACATTATTAAAGCTGCTTctggttgatttttttttcctccaacgTGACTTCGTGTTTACTGACAAGTTGTATTTTCCGACCAACAATGTGGTATTTCAGTCTGAGCCCCATACATGGCTGTGCTTCGCCGCTAGCGGCACCGATGGAGCAGTTTGCCGGTATTTTCCTGCTTCTAAAGACAATGCAGACGATCgatagctagctggctaggcTATACGAGCTAGCCGAGCTAGCATCCCAGTACTCACCCCAGAACAAAGAACACTCAGACCAGCCCTCCCGAAACCCGCTCACAGAAACTTCGCAGGTCAGTCGCCCGCGCCGCCGTGGCCGAGGCGCCGAGCCGCGGGGTGCCGAGTAGGCAGCTGAAGGGAGAGCCGCAGCTCAACTTCactttaaatctttaaacaaAACACCAGGAGGTCAACGCCGATTAAAGTCACAGACCCGCTCAAACCACACAGCGCGGAAACAGAAACTTTAGGGCCCGGCGTGTACTCTCCCACGATAGCCAGAAGCTGAGGAAAAGTGAGCTTGAAGAAGGAATACGAGCTTTTTTCGGTCGATGCCGATATATTTTCTTCATTTGCGGTTTTGCGTGCGGCTTTTATTTACCGCCATCATCTGCACGCGCGAGCTGTCACAGATTTTGGGTCAACCGAACTCGCGCAGAGCCACGACCAGACCGCTCTGATTGGTGTGAGAGCGATCAATCGTCCGGAAAGCCTCGCTTTTCATTGGCTCCCGGTACGTCGGTTACGTTCCCGAGCTCAGAGTGGGCGGACCAAAGAAGAGTTGTGCCAGGATAGCACTCAGTAATTGATGCTCTACATCAGCTTTTACGGATCTACATAGTTAATGCTTTTTCTTGAAATTACAGATGTAATGCTTTAAATCCTAAAATCACTTTAAAGCCATTTGTTTAACAAAGAGGTAGTGTGGTTTTCATTATTGCTTACAAACCTTACAAAGCACAGATGTATTTGTtcagcaataaaataaacaaacagatctACACAAACAGTAGTGTGAAAAGGTACACCGTGGCCACTATGGAACAACCAATTTAATAAGTGACAATGaccattttacagtttttatttcttttttgaacAGTACTCTTTCCATATCACAATGTCGAGTTTTGTTATTAACCGTGGCagagtacaaaaaaaaaaagaaaagaaattagtCACACAACTGACATATTAACTGGGAATTTCATTCTTGCCTTTCCCACAATGGCCTCAGCATAAGAGCCATTTTGCAGGATACTTTTGTTTCTTTCCACTTGGACTTCTTTCTGCACAACTGCATGTACAATCCAACATCCACAGTGAAGTCTTGGTGTGCACACATATGTTCAGGCCGTCTGTAAAAAACACTGACACCTAAGGTGTGCTTGTTCAGTCCGTATTAAAACAGGCATGGCCGGTTGTCACCGAACGCTGCTTCCTGGGAGCACCTGCTGCTTTCGCACCTTGCTAAACAGTTCTAAGTACTGGCTCATGGTGTCCATGCAGTCGGTGGGCACAAAAAGACCCTCAGGCTTGCTGGAGAACACAGCAGGGAGCTCAGGCACACTGGAACCTAGGAAACTCTGCATGAACTCTTTCATGAGGTTCCAGCAGTCACCTggcaccacacatgcacagtattctacctgcacacacacacacacacacacacacacacacacacacacacacacacacacacacacacacacacaaaaagcattAATGAATGCaacttaaaataaatcaaagtgaATTCCATTTTAATTATGATGAACTATAATTCTGTGAACTGACTCTTACTCAGGAGCTAAAACAAATAGATTCTCATCTCGATGGCCgctctgtttgtttatgttgtaactCAGTATGAGAGCAGCTCTATTGGTTATAGAATTGAGCAACTCTGACCTCCACTGAAATCCCCCTGGCACTGGAGCTCATGGTCACCGTGCCAACCTTCACCAGGAAGTCACAGTACCGGTAACGGGCACCGCGGCTCTCCACCTTGTGACCTTTGGCATTCTGAAAGTGGCTCTTTAGCTTTACCATGAGGACATCGAAGTTGGCATCAGCCGTGAGGAACGGGCCACCCTCGAACAAAGCCAGGCAGCTCAGCGGGGTCTCCGAATTATGCATCACATACAAGAGCTTAGAGGGctggcctgacacacacacacacacacacacacacacacacacacacacacacacacacacacacacacacacacagtgcacaggtATGTacgaacaaacacacagggtgGTAGAGAGGAGAATGTCAGACACAGAGAatggaaaaaggaaaaccaCAAGCAGGATTTTGCTATTAACTCAGTTATGGGGAAAATCTAAAATCATAGAATAAAACCATACAGTATTTAGATGTTTCTGTTGCTACATGACCACACAGCACATTTTAAGAgcacagcaaaagaaaatggcaTCCAGCAAAGGCAAATTCTCAGCTGAGTTTACCATATAGCATTTCATCCCATTAGCTTTATATGACTGAATTAACATAtctttaatgaaatgaaaatatctAATGACCAAtccacaaaatgtttacattcttCAGCTGGAACCAAGGTACTGGAGATAAAGTAGCAACCCTATGGTTAAATGAGCACTCTGGCTATCAGCCAACATCTGATTTTCTATGTGGTACTCTTGCTTCCAGCATAGAGGTCTCATGTCTGAAACACTGGCTTGCTATCCTTCTAGCCAGCCTTTGCTATTACAGTGTGTTAGATATGACACTGATTGGCAGACACTGGGTCAGATTGGTAATAAACCTCTCATACTGCCACATAGAGTACTTATGTGCACTATTAGAAGATGAAATTGACAACTGGCCAAAATAACTAACATCAGTGATGTGCAACAGTACACTTCAGTGTATTGTTATGGACATTTAACATCCTGTTATCAATTTCACGTCCATATACAGTTGGTGTTAGGTACCACTGGCGTTGCTTGTTGCATGATAAGTCTCACAGTCCACAAAGAAGCTGCCTTGCTTCATGGCTCCAAGCTGCTCCAGCTTCTTGTGCAGCTGCTCAACAGTCTGCTGAACACTCTTACCCTCAGCCACTGGCACCTGgcacacactgcagcagagcaACACACACGGTAAAAAAGACATGGATGCACTATTTGCTTAATTATAGAGCAAATTATTGCATGCGTGAAAAAATTAACACGCCAGAGCATTTCTCCTGCTTTTAGATGTAGGTTGCTTGTTATTGACTTAATTCCTACGGAGCAGAATTCGATTTGCTAGACAAGAGAGAAGCAGGCAACAGACAGTGATGTCAATGTCTGGCACCAGGGTGACATCTATGCTGACAATTATAACAGTAGCAAACTTTTAGCTTCATTTATTAAGATAGAGCCTGCTGGATATCATTTTATCTAGTTTTATCTAGTAATTGTCAATTACATCTACTGCATTTTCACTTACTCCACGTATCTAGCGGTTAGGTTAGATAACAAGACGTGACGATAAAGCCTTGACATTGCTGGTAAGACGGGTAAGTGTTTTTTCCTTAGCAAGACAGAcattcacaaaaacatcaccaacaaaacaacagaatcGTTGTAGGCAGTAAATTCAGAAGTATAAGGTGGCAAGACGCTGAAGCTAGATAGCCAACGCAGCTCGGTAAAATAGGATCGCCAGTATAGCTTTTaagattaaatttttttttacatatgtcaagtaaatgacatttattaaattCCAATCAACCGTAAGCCTATACAAGTAGGTAAAACATTAAACCTTTATATATCTTACCATGTAACCCCCATTTCACAGCTCGCTCAAAACGTATTCAAACTAGACTCTTCAAGCCGCTACGCAATGAAACATCTACTTCCGATATTCCGTAACTCCTTCCGGATTATTCTCGCTGTGACGCCAGTTAATAAAAGATTTGACAACTGACAAATTtagtttgttaaaaataatttgttttaatattcatttagaAACATCAGCACTAACGTTTTCGTGCATGACATAATTAATTTAGCTAGTGATACACGAGTAGTAGCCGTTTTTGATGGAACGTACACAACATGGAGCAGGCCTGATCATGCTGGGACACGTGGTTATCGCACTGAAAGACTGGCTCACTGTACCCAGATCAGTACAGCCGCTCTAATTCCGCTGCGTGACGATGAGCCATTTGCTCTGAGGGAGTCCGCGTGTGCCCTCACTGCGGTAAAGTAGCTGCTGCTTTCATGTGCGGTGTTTGCTGTAACCACAGTTAGATTTGCGATAGTTGTCTACAATGccgaaaataaagaaaataaaaaagtccAAAGGCGTTGGAGGCGAGCGGGTCGGTGGCACGGTGCCTCTGGCCGAGCAGATCCTCCAGACTGACACGGTCCGGGCGCACGGCCGCCTGAAAACCAGAGACAaaaagcaagaagaagaagatgagtATGTGGACGAACGTTTGTCTCGAAAGATCCTGGAGCAGGCACGAATTCAACAAGAGGAGCTCCAGATCGAGTTTGGCCAGACGCCAGAAGTTAAGAAGAAGCCTTCCACAGTCCTTGGTAAGTATGCAGGAACAAGATCACTAGCCCAGCAACCCCTAATGCTTAGATAGCTTAATCACTGTTGATTAATACACGGCCatttaacagcaacaacaatataaataatgcGTTTTATTAGTATAGCACGTTTTACAAGTGTGGTGAATGATCGACGCTCAAAAATCATTAAAGAAGCAACACCCAGGGTGACAGGAAAACATTCCTTATTGAATACCATCCAAGGCCTACAGTAGATGTGGTAGCTCGAGTACAATGGAATTCCAGGGGCCTGTT
The Electrophorus electricus isolate fEleEle1 chromosome 20, fEleEle1.pri, whole genome shotgun sequence genome window above contains:
- the usp49 gene encoding ubiquitin carboxyl-terminal hydrolase 49, with product MDRCKHVVRLRVGHDHSILNPLKWRCVDCHTTESVWACLKCSHVACGRYIEEHSLRHYQETQHPLAMEVRELDVFCFACEDYVLNDNVEGDLKLLRGALSTVRSPGQRSMRSASAGECSVRVVGEGAGPRPAMQVALRHRRRVLLGGALRLWRSRQQEMQRKREEEQRRREEEQEQEREELRRQRREVKKRLMGEQAKVPPRKSARLLTQAPRPTLSLIPRKFRDPPERPPPPPKQPLQPLSNKLLSNKPNKPLRNRGKLRRYYVSQTPRRRRLAPGVTGLRNLGNTCYMNSILQVLSHLQKFRECFLTLDLCETEELLAKTKHSQGLRGVSAGVMGSASALSALGRMGRASGALAVTGNQQSSAVELVQPNEPRSSSRQQVSLCHELHTLFRVMWSGRWTLVSPFAMLHSVWNLIPAFRGYDQQDAQEFLCELLDKVQQELESDGSRKRIVIPITQRKLSKQVLKVLNTIFHGQLLSQVTCLSCKHKSNTVEPFWDLSLEFPERYHSLEKPSAAACQRSCTLTEMLAKFTETEALEGCIYACNFCNRKRRKSSHKPLALSEACKQLLIYRLPQVLRLHLKRFRWSGRNHREKIGVHVAFDQVLNMEPYCCSDSRSSLHRQAYTYDLSAVVMHHGKGFGSGHYTAYCYNTEGGFWVHCNDSEMNVCSVEEVCSTQAYILFYTQRSS
- the med20 gene encoding mediator of RNA polymerase II transcription subunit 20 isoform X2 — encoded protein: MGVTCVCQVPVAEGKSVQQTVEQLHKKLEQLGAMKQGSFFVDCQPSKLLYVMHNSETPLSCLALFEGGPFLTADANFDVLMVKLKSHFQNAKGHKVESRGARYRYCDFLVKVGTVTMSSSARGISVEVEYCACVVPGDCWNLMKEFMQSFLGSSVPELPAVFSSKPEGLFVPTDCMDTMSQYLELFSKVRKQQVLPGSSVR
- the med20 gene encoding mediator of RNA polymerase II transcription subunit 20 isoform X1, coding for MGVTCVCQVPVAEGKSVQQTVEQLHKKLEQLGAMKQGSFFVDCETYHATSNASGQPSKLLYVMHNSETPLSCLALFEGGPFLTADANFDVLMVKLKSHFQNAKGHKVESRGARYRYCDFLVKVGTVTMSSSARGISVEVEYCACVVPGDCWNLMKEFMQSFLGSSVPELPAVFSSKPEGLFVPTDCMDTMSQYLELFSKVRKQQVLPGSSVR